The proteins below are encoded in one region of Streptomyces ficellus:
- a CDS encoding ADP-ribosylglycohydrolase family protein — protein MITARTITKQAATGSLVGLALGDALGFPTEFKDVPAILAAYGPWRQLPLPAPAVVTDDTQMTLAVARAIRTALARGPLAPQTLTRPLRDEFTAWYHSPDNNRAPGRTCLVACEKLDRDAGLPWQQASQIGSKGCGANMRVAPVGLVPGLSQEQRAGAAQLQAALTHGHPTALAASDLTAQAVHLLSRGAEPLGLVGQLRSYAYENRSRYHQRWLGDLWTHSHDRTPQAYIERGWDECADALATLDTALRTAGTETDPCLVTGEGWIAEEALTGALLCFLLFPEDPLTAIRRAACTKGDSDSIACLAGAFAGAHLGAGAWPAEWTDRIEYGSELHTLGALWDA, from the coding sequence ATGATCACCGCCAGGACCATCACCAAGCAGGCGGCCACCGGCTCCCTCGTCGGGCTCGCGCTCGGCGACGCGCTGGGCTTCCCCACCGAGTTCAAGGACGTCCCGGCGATCCTCGCCGCGTACGGACCCTGGCGCCAACTGCCCCTGCCCGCGCCCGCCGTCGTCACCGACGACACCCAGATGACCCTCGCGGTCGCCCGGGCGATCCGCACGGCTCTCGCCCGCGGCCCGCTCGCCCCGCAGACCCTCACCCGCCCGCTGCGCGACGAGTTCACCGCCTGGTACCACTCCCCGGACAACAACCGCGCACCCGGCCGCACCTGCCTGGTCGCCTGCGAGAAGCTCGACCGGGACGCCGGCCTGCCCTGGCAGCAGGCCAGCCAGATCGGCTCCAAGGGCTGCGGCGCCAACATGCGGGTCGCCCCCGTCGGGCTCGTCCCCGGACTCAGCCAGGAGCAGCGCGCGGGCGCCGCCCAGCTCCAGGCCGCCCTCACCCACGGCCACCCCACCGCGCTGGCCGCCTCCGACCTCACCGCGCAGGCGGTCCACCTGCTGTCCCGGGGAGCCGAACCGCTCGGCCTGGTCGGACAGCTGCGCTCGTACGCGTACGAGAACCGCTCCCGCTACCACCAGCGGTGGCTGGGCGACCTGTGGACCCACTCCCACGACCGCACCCCGCAGGCGTACATCGAGCGCGGCTGGGACGAGTGCGCCGACGCGCTGGCCACGCTGGACACCGCCCTGCGCACCGCCGGGACGGAGACCGACCCGTGCCTGGTGACGGGCGAGGGCTGGATCGCCGAGGAGGCCCTCACCGGAGCCCTGCTCTGCTTCCTGCTCTTCCCCGAGGACCCGCTCACGGCGATCCGCCGGGCCGCCTGCACCAAGGGCGACTCCGACTCCATCGCCTGCCTCGCCGGCGCCTTCGCCGGAGCCCACCTGGGCGCCGGGGCGTGGCCGGCCGAGTGGACCGACCGCATCGAGTACGGCAGCGAGCTGCACACCCTGGGCGCGCTTTGGGACGCTTAG
- a CDS encoding lysophospholipid acyltransferase family protein: MTPPSEKGAAVGRGIGIGLMYGLWKPRVLGAWRVPASGPVIFAVNHAHNLDGPMLMGTAPRPVHFLIKKEAFKGPLGPFLEGIGQLKVDRDAPDRTAITRALDVLSGGGVLGIFPEGTRGTGDFASLRAGLAYFAVRSGAPIVPVAVLGSTDRRGRLIKALPPLRSGVDVVFGDAFAAGDSSGRRTRKALDDATVRIQERLTTHLENARRLTGR; this comes from the coding sequence GTGACCCCACCCTCCGAGAAGGGCGCCGCGGTCGGCCGGGGCATCGGCATCGGGCTGATGTACGGGCTGTGGAAGCCGCGCGTCCTCGGCGCCTGGCGCGTCCCGGCCTCGGGACCCGTGATCTTCGCCGTCAACCACGCGCACAACCTCGACGGCCCCATGCTGATGGGGACCGCGCCCCGGCCCGTGCACTTCCTGATCAAGAAGGAGGCCTTCAAGGGGCCTCTCGGCCCGTTCCTGGAGGGCATCGGCCAGCTGAAGGTGGACCGCGACGCACCCGACCGCACCGCCATCACCCGGGCCCTGGACGTGCTGTCGGGCGGCGGCGTCCTCGGCATCTTCCCGGAGGGCACCCGGGGCACCGGCGACTTCGCCTCGCTGCGCGCCGGCCTCGCGTACTTCGCCGTACGCAGCGGCGCCCCGATCGTCCCGGTCGCCGTCCTGGGAAGCACCGACCGCCGCGGGCGGTTGATAAAGGCGCTGCCGCCGCTGCGCAGCGGTGTCGACGTCGTCTTCGGCGACGCGTTCGCGGCGGGCGACAGCTCCGGACGCCGCACCCGCAAGGCGCTGGACGACGCCACCGTACGCATCCAGGAACGGCTCACCACCCACCTGGAAAACGCCAGGCGCCTCACCGGGCGCTGA
- a CDS encoding transglycosylase family protein, whose protein sequence is MPKIRLWPAIVPAVLLLVSGATYAGAAPAVPGGHPPPPAPGPRVQPGPAAGAAAGCADDQWPWGCVAECESGGRWNLNTGNGFYGGLQFKQSTWEAYGGLAHARRADLATRPQQIAVAEEVLRWHGWNAWPVCSKKHGLSGRAHTVQPRDTLTSVARRFKVPGGWKALYKANQKVVGADPDKIRPGMMLTLPGLKPAPKAALLPPPARK, encoded by the coding sequence ATGCCGAAGATCCGCTTGTGGCCGGCGATCGTGCCGGCCGTGCTGCTGCTCGTGTCGGGGGCTACGTACGCGGGCGCCGCGCCGGCCGTGCCCGGCGGCCACCCGCCGCCGCCCGCGCCCGGCCCGAGGGTCCAGCCCGGGCCCGCCGCGGGCGCGGCGGCCGGCTGCGCCGACGACCAGTGGCCCTGGGGCTGCGTCGCCGAGTGCGAGAGCGGCGGCCGCTGGAACCTCAACACCGGCAACGGCTTCTACGGCGGACTCCAGTTCAAGCAGTCCACCTGGGAGGCCTACGGCGGCCTCGCCCACGCCCGCCGCGCCGACCTGGCGACCCGGCCGCAGCAGATCGCCGTCGCCGAGGAGGTGCTGCGCTGGCACGGCTGGAACGCCTGGCCCGTCTGCTCCAAGAAGCACGGGCTCTCGGGCCGCGCCCACACCGTCCAGCCGCGCGACACCCTCACCTCCGTGGCGCGGCGGTTCAAGGTGCCCGGCGGCTGGAAGGCGCTCTACAAGGCGAACCAGAAGGTCGTCGGGGCCGACCCCGACAAGATCCGGCCGGGCATGATGCTGACCCTCCCCGGCCTCAAGCCCGCCCCGAAGGCGGCGCTCCTCCCGCCGCCGGCCCGGAAGTGA
- a CDS encoding nucleotidyltransferase domain-containing protein: MPTPDELVRDHTIYSCVVGSRAFGLATDGSDTDRRGVFLAPTALQWRFDKPPTHVEGPAEEQFSWELERFCELALRANPNILECLHSPLVERIDDTGRELLALRGAFLSRLAHTTFVRYAAGQRRKLDADVRQCGGPRWKHAMHLLRLLTSCRDLLRTGELVVDVGAEREPLLAVKRGEVPWREVESWMARLATEADEALSGSPLPPEPDRRAVEDFLFRVRRASALRALSPEPEPAPTPYTP, encoded by the coding sequence ATGCCGACCCCTGACGAACTGGTGCGCGACCACACGATCTACTCGTGTGTCGTGGGGTCGCGCGCCTTCGGGCTGGCCACCGACGGCAGCGACACCGACCGCCGGGGTGTGTTCCTGGCCCCCACCGCGCTCCAGTGGCGCTTCGACAAGCCGCCCACGCATGTGGAGGGGCCCGCGGAGGAGCAGTTCAGCTGGGAGCTGGAGCGGTTCTGCGAGCTGGCCCTGCGCGCTAACCCCAACATCCTGGAGTGCCTGCACTCTCCGCTCGTCGAGCGGATCGACGACACCGGTCGCGAACTGCTCGCCCTGCGCGGCGCGTTCCTCTCGCGCCTCGCCCACACGACGTTCGTCCGGTACGCGGCCGGGCAGCGCAGGAAGCTGGACGCGGACGTCCGCCAGTGCGGCGGGCCCCGCTGGAAGCACGCCATGCACCTGTTGCGCCTGCTGACGAGCTGCCGCGACCTGCTGCGCACGGGCGAGCTGGTGGTCGACGTGGGCGCCGAGCGCGAGCCGCTGCTGGCGGTCAAGCGCGGCGAGGTGCCGTGGCGGGAGGTCGAGTCCTGGATGGCCCGCCTGGCCACCGAGGCCGACGAGGCCCTCTCCGGCTCGCCGCTCCCGCCGGAGCCGGACCGGCGGGCGGTCGAGGACTTCCTCTTCCGCGTCCGCCGGGCGTCAGCCCTCCGGGCGCTGAGCCCGGAACCGGAACCAGCGCCGACACCGTACACGCCCTAA
- the der gene encoding ribosome biogenesis GTPase Der, with protein MNDQHDHGALGDTEYAEFMELAAEEGFDIEDVEGAIEEAGHGPLPVLAVVGRPNVGKSTLVNRIIGRREAVVEDKPGVTRDRVTYEAEWAGRRFKVVDTGGWEQDVLGIDASVAAQAEYAIEAADAVVFVVDATVGATDTDEAVVKLLRRAGKPVVLAANKVDGPSGEADASMLWSLGLGEPYPVSALHGRGTGDLLDEVLKALPEAPEQTFGTAVGGPRRIALIGRPNVGKSSLLNKVAGEERVVVNEMAGTTRDPVDELIELGGTTWKFVDTAGIRKKVHLQEGADYYASLRTAAAVEKAEVAVVLIDTSESISVQDQRIITMAVEAGRALVIAYNKWDELDEERRYYLEREIETEMQQVAWAPRVNVSARTGRHMDRLVPAIETALAGWETRVPTGRLNAFLGELVAAHPHPIRGGKQPRILFGTQAGTKPPRFVLFASGFLEHGYRRFVERRLREEFGFEGTPIHISVRVREKRGRKK; from the coding sequence ATGAACGACCAGCACGACCACGGGGCACTCGGCGACACCGAGTACGCGGAGTTCATGGAGCTCGCCGCCGAAGAGGGCTTCGACATCGAGGACGTCGAGGGCGCGATCGAGGAGGCCGGGCACGGCCCGCTGCCGGTCCTCGCCGTCGTCGGCCGGCCGAACGTCGGCAAGTCGACCCTGGTGAACCGCATCATCGGCCGCCGCGAGGCCGTCGTCGAGGACAAGCCCGGCGTCACCCGCGACCGCGTGACGTACGAGGCCGAGTGGGCCGGCCGCCGCTTCAAGGTCGTCGACACCGGCGGCTGGGAGCAGGACGTCCTCGGCATCGACGCCTCCGTCGCCGCCCAGGCCGAGTACGCCATCGAGGCCGCCGACGCGGTCGTCTTCGTCGTGGACGCCACCGTCGGCGCCACCGACACCGACGAGGCCGTCGTCAAGCTGCTGCGCCGGGCCGGCAAGCCCGTCGTCCTCGCCGCGAACAAGGTCGACGGCCCCTCCGGCGAGGCCGACGCGTCCATGCTGTGGTCGCTCGGCCTCGGCGAGCCGTACCCGGTCTCCGCCCTGCACGGCCGCGGCACCGGCGACCTCCTCGACGAGGTCCTGAAGGCCCTCCCGGAGGCCCCCGAGCAGACCTTCGGCACCGCCGTCGGCGGCCCGCGCCGCATCGCGCTCATCGGCCGCCCGAACGTCGGCAAGTCGTCCCTGCTCAACAAGGTCGCCGGCGAGGAGCGCGTCGTCGTCAACGAGATGGCCGGCACCACCCGCGACCCCGTCGACGAGCTCATCGAACTCGGCGGCACCACCTGGAAGTTCGTCGACACCGCCGGCATCCGCAAGAAGGTCCACCTCCAGGAGGGCGCGGACTACTACGCCTCGCTGCGCACCGCCGCCGCCGTGGAGAAGGCGGAGGTGGCGGTCGTCCTGATCGACACCAGCGAGTCCATCTCCGTCCAGGACCAGCGGATCATCACCATGGCCGTCGAGGCGGGCCGCGCGCTCGTCATCGCGTACAACAAGTGGGACGAGCTCGACGAGGAGCGCCGCTACTACCTGGAGCGGGAGATCGAGACGGAGATGCAGCAGGTGGCCTGGGCCCCCCGCGTCAACGTCTCCGCCCGCACCGGCCGCCACATGGACCGGCTCGTCCCGGCGATCGAGACGGCGCTGGCCGGCTGGGAGACCCGCGTCCCGACCGGGCGGCTGAACGCCTTCCTCGGCGAGCTGGTCGCGGCCCACCCGCACCCCATCCGGGGCGGCAAGCAGCCCCGCATCCTGTTCGGTACGCAGGCGGGCACCAAGCCGCCGCGGTTCGTGCTGTTCGCGTCGGGCTTCCTGGAGCACGGCTACCGCCGGTTCGTCGAGCGCCGGCTGCGCGAGGAGTTCGGCTTCGAGGGCACCCCGATCCACATCTCGGTCCGGGTGCGCGAGAAGCGCGGCCGCAAGAAGTGA
- a CDS encoding prephenate dehydrogenase, which produces MRTAVVIGTGLIGTSAALALSARGITVHLSDHDPARARTAAALGAGTEQPPEGAVDLVIVAVPPAYVAATLAGAMRDGLARGYLDVASVKGGPKRELEAMGLDLSRYVGTHPMSGKERSGPLAGTADLFEGRPWVLTPTRDTDTEVLNLALELVALCRAVPVVMDADAHDRAVALVSHTPQLVSSMVAARLADADETAVRLCGQGIRDVTRIAASDPRMWVEILSANPGPVADVLAGVAADLDETVRALRSLQSADEDQRHGGATGVEDVLRRGNAGRARVPGKHGGGPVAYETVAVLLSDQPGELARIFADAGRAGVNIEDVRIEHATGQQAGLIQLMVEPASAPVLSAALRERGWALRQ; this is translated from the coding sequence GTGAGAACCGCCGTCGTCATCGGTACCGGACTGATCGGCACCTCGGCCGCCCTCGCGCTCAGCGCGCGGGGCATCACCGTCCACCTGTCCGACCACGACCCCGCCCGGGCCCGCACCGCCGCCGCACTCGGCGCGGGCACCGAGCAGCCGCCCGAGGGCGCCGTCGACCTCGTGATCGTCGCCGTACCGCCGGCGTACGTCGCCGCCACCCTCGCCGGGGCGATGCGCGACGGGCTCGCGCGCGGCTACCTCGACGTGGCCAGCGTCAAGGGCGGCCCCAAGCGGGAGCTCGAGGCCATGGGCCTGGACCTCTCCCGTTACGTCGGTACGCACCCGATGTCCGGCAAGGAGCGCTCGGGCCCGCTGGCCGGCACCGCCGACCTGTTCGAGGGCCGCCCCTGGGTGCTCACCCCGACCCGGGACACCGACACCGAGGTGCTCAACCTCGCCCTGGAGCTGGTCGCGCTGTGCCGGGCGGTCCCCGTCGTCATGGACGCCGACGCCCACGACCGGGCGGTCGCCCTGGTCTCGCACACCCCGCAGCTGGTGTCGTCGATGGTCGCCGCGCGGCTGGCGGACGCGGACGAGACGGCGGTCCGGCTGTGCGGGCAGGGCATCCGTGACGTCACCCGCATCGCCGCCTCCGACCCGCGCATGTGGGTGGAGATCCTGTCGGCGAACCCCGGCCCGGTCGCGGACGTCCTCGCCGGCGTGGCCGCGGACCTCGACGAGACGGTCCGGGCCCTGCGGTCCCTCCAGTCCGCCGACGAGGACCAGCGGCACGGCGGCGCCACCGGCGTCGAGGACGTCCTGCGCCGCGGCAACGCCGGGCGGGCCCGCGTCCCCGGCAAGCACGGCGGCGGTCCGGTCGCCTACGAGACGGTCGCCGTCCTCCTCAGCGACCAGCCCGGCGAGCTCGCCCGCATCTTCGCGGACGCGGGCCGGGCGGGCGTCAACATCGAGGACGTCCGCATCGAGCACGCCACCGGCCAGCAGGCGGGCCTCATCCAGCTCATGGTCGAGCCCGCCTCGGCCCCCGTCCTGTCCGCCGCCCTCCGCGAGAGGGGCTGGGCGCTGCGGCAGTAG
- a CDS encoding ATP-binding cassette domain-containing protein, protein MSVEIALRAARVRYGPLEALHGVDLPVPAARVTVLLGRNGSGRTTVLRALAGTVPLSAGRVLWRGADVTRLPAHLRARRGLCFVPDRRALYATLTVAENLGLSAPGGDVTAALDAYPELEPLLGRRAGTLSGGEQRMLALSRALRTPARVVLVDEPALGMSPAVAARTYRLLQGLCARDGAAVVVAGQRPPAGLPDGTLAHELRRGALAFSGELAEFTSGPAAGGAPPSGRA, encoded by the coding sequence GTGAGCGTCGAGATCGCGCTGCGCGCCGCCCGCGTCCGCTACGGCCCCCTGGAGGCCCTGCACGGCGTCGACCTGCCCGTCCCGGCCGCCCGCGTCACCGTGCTCCTGGGCCGCAACGGCTCGGGGCGCACCACCGTGCTGCGCGCCCTCGCCGGGACGGTGCCGCTGAGCGCCGGGCGGGTGCTGTGGCGCGGCGCGGACGTGACCCGGCTGCCCGCCCACCTGCGGGCGCGCCGCGGCCTGTGCTTCGTACCGGACCGGCGCGCCCTGTACGCCACGCTCACGGTGGCGGAGAACCTCGGGCTGAGCGCCCCGGGCGGGGACGTCACGGCAGCCCTCGACGCGTACCCCGAGCTGGAGCCGCTCCTGGGCCGCCGGGCGGGCACGCTCTCCGGCGGCGAGCAGCGGATGCTCGCCCTGTCCCGCGCCCTGCGCACGCCCGCGCGCGTGGTGCTCGTCGACGAGCCGGCCCTCGGCATGTCGCCCGCCGTGGCGGCCCGTACGTACCGGCTGCTGCAAGGGCTGTGCGCGCGGGACGGGGCCGCGGTCGTGGTGGCCGGGCAGCGTCCGCCGGCCGGTCTGCCGGACGGGACCCTCGCTCACGAACTGCGGCGCGGCGCCCTGGCCTTCAGCGGTGAGCTGGCCGAGTTCACTTCCGGGCCGGCGGCGGGAGGAGCGCCGCCTTCGGGGCGGGCTTGA
- a CDS encoding Rieske (2Fe-2S) protein — protein sequence MTSAPTHRRTVLTAAASATAALVTGCGDGGGEAPATTASPTGTAPASPPSPADSASVSVSASASASASASVSVGAELARTADIPSGGGKIFKEQKIVVTQPQEGEFKAFSAVCTHQACLVSTVANGTINCPCHGSRFRVADGSVERGPATRPLPAEQITVAGDSIRLA from the coding sequence ATGACATCAGCCCCCACGCACCGCCGTACCGTCCTGACGGCCGCCGCGTCGGCCACCGCCGCCCTCGTCACGGGCTGCGGCGACGGCGGAGGCGAAGCCCCGGCGACCACCGCCAGCCCCACGGGCACCGCCCCGGCCTCTCCCCCGTCCCCGGCCGACTCCGCCTCGGTCTCCGTCTCGGCCTCCGCGTCGGCGTCCGCCTCCGCCTCCGTGTCGGTGGGCGCCGAGCTGGCCAGGACCGCCGACATCCCCTCCGGCGGGGGGAAGATCTTCAAGGAGCAGAAGATCGTGGTGACCCAGCCGCAGGAGGGCGAGTTCAAGGCGTTCTCCGCGGTCTGCACCCATCAGGCCTGTCTGGTCTCCACGGTGGCGAACGGCACGATCAACTGCCCGTGCCACGGCAGCCGCTTCCGCGTCGCGGACGGCTCGGTCGAACGGGGCCCGGCGACCCGGCCGCTGCCCGCGGAGCAGATCACCGTGGCGGGGGACAGCATCCGCCTGGCGTAG
- a CDS encoding DUF952 domain-containing protein: MLLHVATGPEWSAAPADPYRPASLASEGFVHCSPDEETALAVAGAHYRDVPAPLLLVSLDEALLTTEVRWERADGGLFPHVYGPVDRAAVTDVREIRRDAAGRVTGLAPWA, encoded by the coding sequence ATGCTGCTTCACGTCGCCACGGGGCCCGAGTGGTCGGCCGCCCCCGCGGATCCGTACCGTCCCGCCTCCCTCGCCTCCGAGGGTTTCGTGCACTGCTCACCCGACGAGGAGACCGCGCTGGCCGTCGCCGGCGCCCACTACCGGGATGTGCCGGCCCCGCTGCTGCTGGTGTCGCTCGACGAGGCGCTGCTGACCACCGAGGTGCGCTGGGAGCGTGCGGACGGGGGGCTCTTCCCGCACGTGTACGGGCCGGTCGACCGTGCCGCCGTCACGGACGTGCGGGAGATCCGCCGCGATGCGGCCGGCCGCGTCACGGGGCTCGCCCCCTGGGCGTAA
- the cmk gene encoding (d)CMP kinase — MSDTVESVIVAIDGPSGTGKSSTSKAVAAKLGLSYLDTGAQYRAITWWMITNGVDVADADAVASAAGKPAIVSGTDPSHPTITVDGLDASGPIRTQDVTSKVSAVSAVPEVRERITELQRTIAASAVQGIVVEGRDIGTTVLPDADLKIFLTASPEARAARRSGELKGADVHTTREALIKRDAADSSRKTSPLAKADDAVEVDTTDLTLQQVIECVVTLIEEKRADT; from the coding sequence GTGTCCGACACCGTGGAATCCGTGATCGTCGCCATCGACGGGCCCTCCGGCACGGGCAAGTCGAGCACCTCCAAGGCGGTCGCCGCCAAGCTGGGGCTCAGCTACCTGGACACCGGCGCCCAGTACCGGGCGATCACCTGGTGGATGATCACCAACGGCGTGGACGTCGCCGACGCCGACGCCGTGGCCTCCGCCGCCGGGAAGCCCGCCATCGTCTCCGGAACCGACCCCTCCCACCCGACGATCACCGTCGACGGTCTGGACGCCTCCGGCCCCATCCGTACCCAGGACGTCACCTCGAAGGTCAGCGCCGTCAGCGCCGTGCCCGAGGTGCGGGAGCGGATCACCGAGCTCCAGCGGACCATCGCCGCGAGCGCCGTCCAGGGCATCGTCGTCGAGGGCCGCGACATCGGCACCACCGTGCTGCCCGACGCCGACCTCAAGATCTTCCTCACCGCGTCCCCCGAGGCCCGCGCCGCCCGCCGCTCCGGCGAGCTTAAGGGCGCCGACGTCCACACCACCCGCGAGGCGCTGATCAAGCGGGACGCGGCCGACTCCAGCCGCAAGACGTCCCCGCTCGCCAAGGCGGACGACGCCGTCGAGGTCGACACCACCGACCTCACCCTCCAGCAGGTCATCGAGTGCGTCGTCACGCTCATCGAGGAGAAGCGGGCCGACACGTGA
- the aroH gene encoding chorismate mutase produces the protein MAVRAVRGAVQLERDDAGHMRDQVGELLTVVLERNGLTADDLISIWFTATPDLHSDFPAAAARDLGIVDVPLICAQELDIAGAMPRVVRLLAHVETDLPKSAVAHVYLGAAAALRKDIAQ, from the coding sequence GTGGCGGTACGAGCGGTCCGAGGGGCCGTCCAGCTGGAGCGGGACGACGCCGGGCACATGCGGGACCAGGTCGGTGAGCTGCTCACCGTCGTCCTGGAGCGCAACGGCCTCACCGCCGACGACCTGATCAGCATCTGGTTCACCGCCACCCCCGACCTGCACAGCGACTTCCCCGCCGCCGCGGCGCGCGACCTGGGCATCGTGGACGTACCGCTGATCTGCGCGCAGGAGCTGGACATCGCCGGTGCGATGCCGCGCGTCGTACGCCTCCTCGCGCACGTCGAGACCGACCTCCCCAAGTCCGCCGTCGCCCACGTGTACCTCGGTGCCGCGGCCGCCCTCCGCAAGGACATCGCCCAGTGA
- a CDS encoding pseudouridine synthase: MRSSSGRNSSGNNGGSRGGNSGGRGSSGGRGNYRGAGNSRDDRQGPKGGGNPRRPRPEDRTYDVGAPGEGGPKRGRGAAARGGAKGGPRQSPQRGGGRTTPARPRELDARIEERNRERYANKPQIKTPKTFGDQEGERLQKVLARAGMGSRRACEELIDAGRVEVNGKIVIEQGTRVDPEQDEIKVDGLTVATQSYLFFALNKPAGVVSTMEDPDGRQCLGDYVTNRETRLFHVGRLDTETEGIILLTNHGELAHRLTHPKYGVKKTYLAAITGPLPREVGKRLKEGIQLEDGYARADHFRVVEQTGKNYLVEVQLHEGRKHIVRRMLAEAGFPVEKLVRTAFGPIQLGDQKSGWLRRLTNTEVGMLMKEVGL, from the coding sequence ATGCGAAGCAGCAGCGGCAGGAACAGCAGCGGAAACAACGGCGGGAGCCGTGGTGGCAACAGCGGCGGCCGCGGCAGCAGCGGCGGCCGCGGCAATTACCGGGGTGCCGGTAACAGCCGCGACGACCGCCAGGGCCCCAAGGGCGGCGGCAACCCGCGCCGCCCCCGCCCCGAGGACCGCACCTACGACGTGGGCGCCCCGGGCGAGGGCGGCCCGAAGCGGGGGCGCGGCGCGGCGGCCCGCGGTGGCGCCAAGGGCGGCCCCCGCCAGTCGCCCCAGCGCGGCGGCGGCCGCACCACCCCGGCGCGCCCGCGTGAGCTGGACGCCCGGATCGAGGAGCGCAACCGCGAGCGGTACGCGAACAAGCCCCAGATCAAGACGCCCAAGACGTTCGGCGACCAGGAGGGCGAGCGGCTCCAGAAGGTGCTCGCCCGCGCCGGCATGGGCTCGCGCCGGGCGTGCGAGGAACTGATCGACGCGGGGCGCGTCGAGGTCAACGGCAAGATCGTGATCGAGCAGGGCACCCGCGTCGACCCCGAGCAGGACGAGATCAAGGTCGACGGCCTGACCGTGGCGACCCAGTCGTACCTCTTCTTCGCGCTGAACAAGCCCGCCGGTGTGGTCTCCACCATGGAGGACCCGGACGGCCGCCAGTGCCTCGGCGACTACGTCACCAACCGCGAGACGCGCCTCTTCCACGTCGGCCGGCTCGACACCGAGACCGAGGGCATCATCCTGCTCACCAACCACGGTGAGCTGGCCCACCGCCTCACGCACCCCAAGTACGGCGTGAAGAAGACCTACCTGGCCGCCATCACGGGCCCGCTGCCGCGCGAGGTCGGCAAGCGGCTCAAGGAGGGCATCCAGCTGGAGGACGGCTACGCCCGCGCCGACCACTTCCGGGTGGTCGAGCAGACCGGCAAGAACTACCTGGTCGAAGTGCAGCTCCACGAGGGCCGCAAGCACATCGTGCGCCGCATGCTCGCCGAGGCGGGATTCCCGGTCGAGAAGCTCGTGCGCACCGCGTTCGGCCCGATCCAGCTCGGCGACCAGAAGTCGGGCTGGCTGCGCCGCCTGACGAACACCGAGGTCGGCATGCTGATGAAGGAAGTCGGTCTGTAA
- a CDS encoding NUDIX hydrolase, which produces MSGARRPDGYDPHAFAPFAVTVDLAVFTVREERLHVLLVRRGQEPYQGCWALPGGFVLPRESAGRAARRELAEETGLSDATVAHLHLEQLATYSDPDRDPRMRVVSVAYTALVPDLPEPRGGGDAAHAQWLPYGSYGPLAFDHDTILADAHERVGAKLEYTCLATAFCPPEFTLGELRQVYETVWGVELDRPNFRRKVLTTPGFVQAVEGPPRLTGGRGKPAALYRAGQATALHPPLLRPEGRQE; this is translated from the coding sequence ATGAGCGGCGCACGGCGGCCCGACGGGTACGACCCGCACGCCTTCGCCCCCTTCGCCGTCACCGTGGACCTCGCCGTCTTCACGGTCCGCGAGGAACGGCTCCACGTCCTGCTCGTCCGGCGCGGCCAGGAGCCCTACCAGGGCTGCTGGGCCCTGCCCGGGGGCTTCGTCCTGCCCCGCGAGTCCGCCGGACGGGCCGCCCGCCGCGAGCTCGCCGAGGAGACCGGGCTGTCCGACGCCACGGTCGCCCACCTCCACCTGGAACAGCTCGCCACCTACAGCGACCCCGACCGCGACCCCCGCATGCGGGTCGTGTCGGTCGCCTACACCGCGCTCGTACCCGACCTGCCCGAACCGCGCGGCGGCGGCGACGCGGCCCACGCCCAGTGGCTGCCGTACGGCTCGTACGGCCCGCTCGCCTTCGACCACGACACGATCCTCGCCGACGCCCACGAACGCGTCGGCGCCAAGCTCGAGTACACCTGCCTCGCCACCGCCTTCTGCCCGCCCGAGTTCACCCTCGGCGAGCTGCGGCAGGTGTACGAGACGGTCTGGGGCGTCGAGCTCGACCGCCCCAACTTCCGGCGCAAGGTCCTCACCACGCCCGGCTTCGTCCAGGCCGTGGAAGGACCGCCGCGCCTCACCGGCGGACGGGGGAAACCGGCCGCTCTCTACCGGGCGGGACAGGCCACGGCCCTGCACCCGCCACTGCTGCGACCGGAAGGACGGCAGGAATGA